A region of the Ptychodera flava strain L36383 chromosome 22, AS_Pfla_20210202, whole genome shotgun sequence genome:
tttgcagaaagaaaaaaaccctGAAAGCGACATACGGCCTGAATTCACTACAATTGATTTCACtgtcactatttttaattttctttacatGCCATAGACAAAAATTAGACTATTTCGAAATTTTTCAGTTTGAAAACTGTCTCCTTTTTTGTTATTACACAGTGcgttttataaatatttacaaaactgaCTATGATTTCGGCAGCGTATACTTAGGCTCTTTCATGTACAAAACCTGGCGTTATAATCCAGGCAAACCTTTATAGTTCAATGGCACCCTTCATGAAATAGAAAATTTGCCTTCCTGCAGAAAGCAGAATGATCAGCTAAGCTTTGCCTTAACAATATCCTTCAAACAGGCTATGTCAGACGACAGAGTACGAAGTGTGTCTCGAAGTTGGTCGTTCTCATATTCCATGTAGGACGACCTGGCAAATTGTAAGTTTTCGAGCGTTCTGGCAACATCGGGGAGTGAATTGAACAGGGAATTTTTGCCGGCATTGATTGGCGACTGGAGATCAAGCATCGCTTGGGCCTGGGCAGTGGCATTCAAGCTCTGCTGTCTATGAGCGGCGTCCAACTGGAAAAGTAGCGGCTGAACTAGCATGTTTGGAATCGCTGGTACCTGAGGTAGGATCTTTGCCGTGGGTACGATACTCGGACCCGGTGCTATAGGTCTCTGCGGAGTCGGGAACAGGCCCGCCCTGGACAACGCGTCGAGGGCGCTTACCGTTCCTTCGCCGCTGTGGATTTCGTTGTGTTTGGCAAGGTTTGCCTCGGTCAAGAAAGTTTGACCAACTGTGGTTCGGATAGTCTCGTCAGCTTTAGCCGATTCGTTTTTCCTTTCAAATGTGTTCGGTTGGGTAAGGGCGTCACTGCCCGAGGCGTTACCAGTAGCAACAGTTGCTGCTGTATCTATGGTGCATTGGCGGTTGTCCGGAACGCCTTCAGGTTTGTATTTCAGTCTTAGCTTGTGTGGCAGTCTTCGATTGTCTTCCAGTTTGGACGAGCTTGTGTTGCTCTGATCGGACTCTGGGGTTGAGGAACGCGAGAGTGTCACCGTACATGGGACACTGGGCACAACCTTGGGCCTTTCTGCCGGCCCCACTGCACCCTCACCATGGTCGTTTTGGCAACGCCCTTTAACATGGATTAAATCTGGCATCTTCTTTTTCGGTTTCTCGGCGTCATTCTCAGCGCGACGAGCCTCGCCAAGGACCGGAGCCGGGGCTGCAGGAGGCACATGTTTAGCGGTGTTTACTTCAGATAGATCGCACATCTCCTCATTACGTGTTGCAGCAGCCGTGACTTTGTCTTCCTTACCATGCTGGTCAATGCCAAAACGTTTCTTCAGGGAAACTAATTCAGCCTTCAAGCGGCAGTTTTCATCAGTCAGTGCCAGTAAGCGTTGCTCCATCATCATGTCGTTCATTCTTCTCTTCTCTCTCGATCTCTTCGCTGCCTCGTTGTTCTTTCTCCGCTTGTTCCAGTAGCAGTCGTCTTTCCTCTCGTCCGGGGTGAACTCCCGCCTCTTCCGAGACGCGATGATGTCGCTCTTCACCTCAGCTAGGCTGCCATCCCCATTGGTGATGTTACACGCCTGGGCAGTCTGACCCGACAGGAAATTCCCCTGGAAGGGGAACACCTGTGTCAGGGTAATTGGTACTGGATAGGGCTCTTGTCGCGGCATTGAAATCGGCGGCATTTTCGTCATCGCGGTTTTCGATGGTTCCGTAGCTCGCTTTCCCTGGGCGCTGTCGTTGGTCATTGTAGCCCCTTCTCCAAGTCCTGAAATTGAAGAAAGTaacagtaataataataataagaagaagaagaagaagaaggagacAAAAATCTAATGTCTTCGATATAAAAGGGCCAGAAACTGTAACTGTCGATaaacttttttcactattttttgtttttaatatcaattACAGGTTCTCGTTTAGTCAATAatgcatgttgagatacacggtGTTCAGTATGTCAAGTCAGTCTGTCCGTGTCTAGGTAGATTGTTATTGGTgacgagtgaattctggtcgggacaagaattcaaatgtaaataatattaCACGGATAAAAAACTTGAACGTTACCACAAATggcgttattctttattaatcAGAACAAATAAAAAGACGATATTGTCACCGTTAGATGATGTTGTCTTGGTTTCCCAGGCTGCACTTCTAGGCTTTCATCCGCCCGGATGATGAGAGCCCCGaagtgcagtctgggtaaccaagACTACAGAAGACGCAATCAGTCCTTGGGAGAGTGTTTGTAGATGATGGAAAACAACATCGTTAAAAGTAATGGCTGATGTCCCTTTCAATCTTCACCCTACTGACGCTATGTGgcttttttgtgttgttttgcttttttctgATTGATAAAGACTAATACCATTTATGGTACAGAGTTCAAGTTTTCTATCCGTGTAAAATGCGCTGATATttttacaatgttttaaaaatgcatAAATTTGTAACATAGACAACTCAGCTGCAACTGCAGCTCGCTGATTGACTCTTAAGAAAACTGTAATGTGAAAGTGAATATGCCAGGCTGGTTTGCGGTATTACGATGGATAAATATGTAGGTAAACTTTGGGACCGTAAATTGAAGTCTTAAAATTCCCGAGGTTTTACGCAACTCGTGGACGAATGTTTAATCTAGTGTTCTGCCTTTACGGTGGCATGCTCTGTTAATAGCGGAATTCAAACCAACATGACATGATTCCATTGATGTATGTGATAATGTCGagaaaaataaaccaaagtctTTCCCAGCAATGAAATGCAATTACAAtaaatttaatgaaagaaaGTGTATATTCTTGTTTAACAACAAATCATGGCCACAAGTGTAACCATGAACCAATGATATGAAGGTAAAATAGTTGTGAACAAAATTGGAAACCAAGCGGGAAAATGCATCATTTTTTCATATGTAATATAGGGGGAAATTGCTAGGATGTCTGGACGATGGTTTTGCCCAAATCAACATTACATTGCCAATAGTCAAATCCGATTCCAATCATTTTAATTCGTCTAAGATCGGTGGCTGTTATTTTCGAAAACAATTCAGTCTTGTTTTTTCGTGTGAAAGCACTTTaggggaacaccatttgatttcgggggggggtatggaggattttgagaaaaaaaaaattgtcgccaggtgagatagaaggaaaaaaaaattgatcccgCCATgacctgagaaa
Encoded here:
- the LOC139122743 gene encoding uncharacterized protein — translated: MTNDSAQGKRATEPSKTAMTKMPPISMPRQEPYPVPITLTQVFPFQGNFLSGQTAQACNITNGDGSLAEVKSDIIASRKRREFTPDERKDDCYWNKRRKNNEAAKRSREKRRMNDMMMEQRLLALTDENCRLKAELVSLKKRFGIDQHGKEDKVTAAATRNEEMCDLSEVNTAKHVPPAAPAPVLGEARRAENDAEKPKKKMPDLIHVKGRCQNDHGEGAVGPAERPKVVPSVPCTVTLSRSSTPESDQSNTSSSKLEDNRRLPHKLRLKYKPEGVPDNRQCTIDTAATVATGNASGSDALTQPNTFERKNESAKADETIRTTVGQTFLTEANLAKHNEIHSGEGTVSALDALSRAGLFPTPQRPIAPGPSIVPTAKILPQVPAIPNMLVQPLLFQLDAAHRQQSLNATAQAQAMLDLQSPINAGKNSLFNSLPDVARTLENLQFARSSYMEYENDQLRDTLRTLSSDIACLKDIVKAKLS